A region from the Beduinella massiliensis genome encodes:
- a CDS encoding isochorismatase family protein — MKTLLVVIDMQKDFVSGALGTPEAQAIVSRVADKVRAGIAQGADIAFTLDTHGSDYLQTQEGKKLLVTHCVKGTDGWRLVEPLDDCPGERYEKDTFGSVTLAEAAARGGYARVELVGVCTDICVISNALLLKAYMPQAQIAVDASCCAGTSPESHRRALEAMAVCQVECENL; from the coding sequence TTGAAGACGTTATTGGTGGTCATCGACATGCAGAAGGATTTCGTGTCGGGGGCGCTCGGCACGCCGGAGGCGCAGGCGATCGTTTCACGCGTGGCCGATAAGGTGCGTGCGGGCATCGCACAGGGAGCGGACATCGCGTTTACGCTGGACACGCACGGATCGGACTATCTGCAAACGCAGGAGGGAAAGAAGCTGCTCGTCACGCACTGCGTCAAGGGCACCGATGGATGGCGGCTGGTCGAGCCTCTGGACGACTGCCCGGGCGAGCGATACGAAAAGGATACGTTTGGAAGCGTGACTTTGGCGGAGGCCGCGGCGCGCGGCGGCTATGCGCGCGTCGAGCTGGTCGGCGTATGCACGGACATATGCGTGATTTCCAACGCGCTGCTGCTCAAGGCGTACATGCCGCAGGCGCAGATCGCCGTAGACGCCTCCTGCTGCGCGGGGACGTCGCCCGAAAGCCATCGGCGGGCGCTTGAGGCGATGGCGGTCTGCCAGGTGGAATGTGAAAATCTGTGA
- a CDS encoding DEAD/DEAH box helicase translates to MDEALKLFSKETAAWFERAVGKPTQVQRESWPAIASGGHALVSAPTGTGKTLSAFLWFVDELAREAEAGELPDELRVVYISPLKALGNDINENLKRPIEGITGATCIRTAVRTGDTPQSERTRMQRKPPHILITTPESLYLLLTSSGGRRMLSTARAVIVDELHAIIGTKRGAHLMLSLSRMDELCRRPLQRVGLSATIHPLQTAADYLAEGTRVIAPAMQKAADMEVVCPVPDMRVLPEGTIWPELARAVVRECEGMRTVIAFLEGRAQAEKLAYGVNALMGEGFARTHHGCISKEQRLEAEQQLRSGQLRLLCATSSMELGIDVGEVDKVVQIGCPGTVSGALQRLGRAGHNPGRVSVMRLFPRTAAEALTCGLTATAAMCGAIEPARPPQGCLDVLAQHLVSMAVTQTYTVDEALRMAHGAHSFRSVTRAQVEALLCMLAGDFEHELDRPVRPRLLYDRIHGVVSGDTYTRMLAVSSGGTIPDRGWFPVVLADGTRLGELDEEYVFEARVGDKFLLGAFSWRVAEIQRDRVIVTPATPEGAQSPFWRGDGQGRAYETGVRFGEMLRTLEEDSRQGRLGQAMMRLRMDASTAQNASRHVKRQLEVTGCLPTDRTLIAEHFVDEAGEHQLMIHSVFGRRVNYALSLLLAHEAQRQTGVDVRAFEDDDGVLLYLMGSKALPEGLLSRLKEEEAPSLLRAILPGTPLFSMAFRYNAGRALMMGVRRTGRLPLWVQRLRGAEALSGAVSQAGHPLIEETLRECLEDFIDLPALRRVLQGIQAGSIAVRELHTSAPSPMALPLRRQVEATMMYEYSPIPKAANQAVQQALTAQEMIAPGEEALRRAAMRRRQPQDAEQLHALLMTEGDLVAGEADAPVGWLEQLAQEERALYVEPGLWICAEQRALYEAAFLQEERQARERIVRRCLRYRGPQDAKSLSVRYVWPEDVCEALLKALLRDGIAVVLDGLYYHADVYERAQRETVQARRVQAVTYPPERYAALLAAAIRTPGSSADQLREGLLGLTDSPYPVRTWESVLLPARTSGYRSRLLDTALSQGEVFWQIQPGEKPLLSFHAAGDVDWSAEPELPEDLTGAERTAYEILRTRGALFAQAVAPQLGGESALDALTSLALKGYVHADSFAPLREWQTAQGSKRRDVKRRAMARASAQQAGRWEVVRPLRTLTLEERVERAFSKAQILCRETAEGLSWGEALSVLRIWEYTGKVRRGYYIRGLSGAQFIREEDYARVLARLDAPQEEIVWLNAADPAQAWGKALPHAPGASFTCVPGTAVALRAGRVAAILERQGASLRIVLPDDAEEVLQALARDFAQRRVFSDQQNLCVRDYPDEARETLVRAGFRREMRDYVLWREI, encoded by the coding sequence ATGGACGAGGCGCTAAAGCTTTTTTCCAAAGAAACGGCGGCGTGGTTTGAGCGCGCGGTGGGGAAGCCCACGCAGGTGCAGCGGGAGAGTTGGCCCGCCATCGCCTCCGGCGGACATGCGCTGGTCAGCGCGCCCACTGGTACGGGCAAGACGCTGTCGGCGTTTCTCTGGTTTGTGGATGAACTGGCGCGCGAAGCTGAAGCCGGAGAACTGCCGGATGAGCTGCGCGTCGTCTACATATCCCCCTTGAAGGCACTCGGAAACGACATAAACGAAAACCTGAAACGTCCTATCGAGGGAATCACGGGTGCGACGTGCATCCGAACCGCAGTCCGTACGGGCGACACGCCGCAGAGCGAACGCACGCGCATGCAGCGAAAGCCTCCGCACATCTTGATTACGACGCCGGAATCGCTATACCTCCTGCTGACATCCTCCGGGGGTAGGCGCATGCTTTCGACCGCCCGCGCTGTGATCGTGGACGAGCTGCATGCGATCATCGGGACCAAGCGCGGCGCGCACCTCATGCTGTCGCTTTCACGGATGGACGAGCTGTGCAGGCGGCCGCTTCAGCGCGTGGGCCTATCGGCGACGATTCATCCGCTGCAAACGGCGGCCGACTATCTGGCAGAGGGAACGCGCGTGATTGCGCCCGCCATGCAAAAGGCGGCGGACATGGAGGTCGTATGCCCAGTGCCCGACATGCGCGTGCTGCCGGAAGGCACGATCTGGCCGGAACTCGCGCGCGCGGTGGTGCGGGAATGCGAGGGGATGCGAACGGTGATCGCATTTTTGGAAGGCCGCGCGCAGGCAGAGAAGCTCGCTTACGGCGTGAACGCGCTGATGGGCGAAGGTTTTGCGCGCACGCACCACGGCTGCATATCCAAGGAGCAGCGGTTGGAGGCGGAGCAGCAGCTCCGCAGCGGACAGTTGCGTCTTCTTTGCGCCACGTCTTCCATGGAGCTGGGCATCGACGTGGGCGAAGTAGACAAGGTGGTGCAAATCGGATGTCCCGGCACGGTGTCCGGCGCGCTGCAGCGTTTGGGTCGGGCGGGGCATAACCCGGGACGCGTGAGCGTGATGCGCCTGTTTCCGAGAACGGCGGCGGAGGCGCTTACCTGCGGATTGACCGCGACGGCGGCGATGTGTGGGGCCATCGAACCGGCACGTCCGCCTCAGGGATGCCTGGACGTGCTTGCGCAGCATCTCGTCTCGATGGCGGTTACGCAGACCTACACCGTGGACGAAGCGCTGAGGATGGCACATGGCGCGCACAGCTTTCGCAGCGTGACGCGCGCGCAGGTGGAGGCGCTGCTGTGCATGTTGGCGGGCGATTTTGAACACGAGCTGGATCGTCCCGTGCGCCCCCGCCTGCTTTACGACCGCATTCACGGCGTCGTGTCGGGGGATACCTACACCCGCATGCTCGCGGTTTCATCGGGCGGAACGATTCCGGATCGCGGTTGGTTTCCCGTCGTGCTTGCGGATGGAACCCGATTGGGAGAACTGGACGAGGAATACGTGTTCGAGGCGAGGGTAGGCGATAAGTTCCTGCTCGGCGCGTTTTCCTGGCGGGTCGCGGAAATTCAGAGGGATCGCGTGATCGTGACGCCTGCGACGCCGGAAGGCGCGCAGTCCCCTTTTTGGCGTGGGGATGGACAGGGGCGTGCCTATGAAACGGGCGTAAGGTTTGGCGAAATGCTCCGCACATTGGAGGAGGACAGCCGCCAAGGCCGATTGGGGCAGGCGATGATGCGCCTACGCATGGACGCATCCACAGCCCAGAACGCATCGCGGCACGTGAAACGTCAGCTTGAGGTCACGGGATGCCTGCCGACCGACCGCACGTTGATCGCGGAACACTTCGTGGACGAGGCGGGAGAACACCAGCTCATGATTCATTCCGTCTTCGGCAGGCGGGTGAACTACGCGCTTTCGCTGCTGCTCGCCCATGAGGCACAGCGACAAACGGGCGTGGATGTGCGTGCTTTTGAAGATGACGACGGCGTGCTGCTTTACCTGATGGGCTCAAAAGCGTTGCCTGAGGGGCTCCTTTCTCGCCTTAAAGAGGAGGAAGCGCCCTCGCTGCTGCGCGCGATATTGCCGGGCACGCCGCTTTTTTCGATGGCTTTTCGTTATAACGCGGGCCGCGCGCTGATGATGGGCGTGCGCCGCACGGGGCGTCTGCCGCTCTGGGTGCAGCGCCTGCGGGGGGCGGAGGCGCTCTCCGGCGCTGTGTCGCAAGCCGGACATCCGTTGATCGAAGAGACGCTGCGCGAGTGCCTGGAGGACTTCATCGACCTGCCCGCCTTGCGGCGCGTACTGCAGGGGATTCAAGCAGGCAGCATCGCTGTGCGCGAACTGCATACGAGCGCGCCCTCGCCGATGGCGCTGCCGCTGCGCCGTCAGGTCGAGGCGACGATGATGTACGAGTATTCACCGATTCCGAAGGCCGCGAATCAGGCGGTGCAGCAGGCGCTCACCGCGCAGGAAATGATCGCGCCGGGCGAGGAAGCGCTTCGGCGTGCCGCAATGCGCCGCAGGCAGCCGCAGGACGCGGAGCAGCTGCATGCGTTGCTCATGACGGAGGGCGATCTGGTCGCCGGAGAGGCAGACGCGCCGGTTGGCTGGCTGGAGCAGCTGGCGCAGGAGGAACGTGCGCTATACGTGGAGCCGGGGCTCTGGATCTGCGCGGAGCAGCGTGCGCTGTACGAAGCGGCGTTCTTGCAGGAGGAACGGCAGGCTCGCGAGCGCATTGTACGAAGGTGCCTGCGCTATCGGGGACCGCAGGACGCAAAGAGTCTTTCTGTGCGCTACGTCTGGCCGGAGGACGTATGCGAGGCGCTTTTAAAGGCACTTTTGAGGGACGGGATCGCGGTGGTCCTGGACGGCCTGTACTATCATGCGGACGTATATGAACGGGCTCAGCGCGAAACCGTGCAGGCACGCAGAGTACAGGCCGTGACGTATCCACCGGAGCGTTATGCGGCGCTGCTGGCTGCGGCAATACGCACGCCCGGCAGCAGCGCGGATCAGCTTCGCGAGGGACTTCTCGGGTTGACGGATAGCCCGTACCCCGTCCGGACGTGGGAGAGCGTGCTGCTGCCCGCTCGCACTTCGGGCTACCGCTCCCGGCTGCTGGATACGGCGCTTTCGCAGGGAGAGGTGTTTTGGCAAATTCAACCTGGGGAAAAGCCGCTGCTCAGCTTTCACGCAGCCGGGGACGTAGATTGGTCCGCGGAGCCGGAGCTGCCGGAGGATTTGACGGGAGCAGAACGAACGGCTTATGAGATACTGCGCACGCGCGGCGCGCTGTTCGCACAGGCGGTTGCGCCGCAGCTTGGCGGCGAATCCGCGCTGGATGCTTTGACTTCTCTCGCCCTCAAGGGCTATGTGCATGCGGACAGCTTTGCGCCCCTGCGCGAATGGCAGACGGCGCAGGGCTCCAAGCGCAGGGACGTCAAGCGGCGGGCGATGGCACGCGCGTCGGCGCAGCAGGCTGGGCGTTGGGAGGTCGTGCGGCCGCTTCGGACGCTGACGTTGGAGGAGCGGGTGGAACGGGCGTTTTCCAAGGCACAGATTCTGTGCCGCGAGACGGCGGAGGGCCTCTCCTGGGGAGAAGCGCTTTCGGTGCTGCGCATATGGGAATACACGGGGAAGGTGCGCCGGGGGTACTACATCCGCGGCCTTTCGGGCGCTCAATTCATTCGGGAGGAAGATTATGCGCGGGTACTCGCGCGCCTGGACGCCCCGCAGGAAGAAATCGTCTGGCTGAACGCCGCCGACCCTGCGCAGGCATGGGGGAAGGCGTTGCCGCACGCGCCGGGCGCTTCATTCACCTGCGTGCCCGGCACGGCGGTCGCTTTGCGGGCGGGCCGTGTCGCAGCCATATTGGAGAGGCAGGGCGCTTCGCTGCGAATCGTCCTGCCGGACGACGCGGAAGAGGTGCTGCAGGCGCTCGCGCGCGATTTCGCGCAAAGGCGCGTCTTTTCCGACCAGCAGAACCTCTGCGTACGCGATTATCCCGACGAGGCGCGCGAAACGCTGGTGCGGGCCGGATTTCGGCGGGAAATGCGCGATTACGTGCTTTGGCGGGAAATATAG
- a CDS encoding OmpA family protein, with the protein MRTHSTKRPRGDTGSFWISYSDLMAGMLFVFALILFFSIYQLVELQETKTAELETKEAQLTQQQSILLDQQAELQDKEAQLAASTALLDDQQAQLDEQAALLALSTSQLEEKQAAFDAQSVELDDAKKKIALAQENMAAQQLRMDEQEALLSAQQTKIDNLIGVRSRIIEDLRDEMLGANLNTVVDRQTGAIVFTGSVLFDSGKSELKPSGMALLDSFLPVYVRTLLAPENSEYVAEIIIEGHTDTDGDYLSNLNLSQQRALSVVTYCLSDAFSGLTHAEKEQLRSIMTANGRSWVDPVYYEDGTIDKDASRRVEFKFRLKDAEMIDEMSRILEAAD; encoded by the coding sequence ATGCGCACACACAGCACCAAGAGGCCGCGGGGAGATACGGGTTCCTTTTGGATCTCGTATTCCGACCTGATGGCGGGCATGCTGTTCGTGTTTGCGCTGATCCTGTTCTTTAGCATTTATCAGCTCGTCGAGCTGCAGGAGACGAAGACGGCGGAGCTGGAAACCAAAGAAGCGCAATTGACACAGCAGCAGAGCATCCTGCTCGACCAGCAGGCGGAGCTGCAGGATAAAGAGGCACAGTTGGCGGCGTCTACCGCGCTGCTGGACGATCAGCAGGCGCAGCTGGACGAGCAGGCCGCGCTGCTCGCGCTTTCCACGTCGCAGCTGGAGGAAAAACAGGCGGCATTTGACGCCCAGAGCGTCGAGCTGGACGACGCCAAAAAGAAGATCGCCCTCGCCCAGGAGAACATGGCCGCACAACAGCTGCGCATGGACGAGCAGGAGGCACTGCTTTCGGCGCAGCAGACGAAGATCGACAACCTGATCGGCGTGCGCTCGCGCATCATTGAAGACCTGCGCGACGAGATGCTCGGCGCGAACCTGAATACCGTCGTGGACCGTCAGACGGGAGCGATCGTCTTTACGGGTTCCGTGCTCTTTGACTCCGGCAAGTCGGAGCTTAAGCCCTCCGGCATGGCGTTGCTGGACAGCTTCCTGCCGGTCTACGTGCGCACGCTGCTCGCGCCGGAAAACAGCGAGTACGTAGCGGAGATCATCATCGAAGGTCATACGGATACGGACGGCGACTATCTGAGCAACCTGAATCTTTCGCAGCAGCGGGCGCTGTCGGTCGTGACCTACTGCCTGTCGGACGCGTTCAGCGGCCTGACGCATGCGGAAAAAGAGCAGCTGCGTTCCATCATGACCGCGAACGGGCGCTCGTGGGTCGATCCGGTCTACTATGAAGACGGAACGATTGACAAGGACGCATCGCGGCGCGTGGAATTCAAGTTCCGCCTGAAGGATGCGGAGATGATTGACGAGATGAGCCGCATATTGGAAGCGGCGGATTAA
- a CDS encoding MotA/TolQ/ExbB proton channel family protein: MTGEIMRRLLSGSAAFFIYAAILVIFIVAAIKCFVPIAKNAAALRKAARHLIDEGKRGVAVPSWNDLDFLGKGLQDEWARFLQNAQARDAHGGSCDVEDYINVDSAVYDAGNPQLSEMIPGVMVSLGILGTFLGLVTGLSGLTLTDDTTRMLSAIEQLIGGMSTAFLTSIFGVIASLIFNFLNRYNLGRAQRALSHFIDAFQQYGMPKPVDDRTQMIAMQQEQTAYLRAAVEEVSAHMITQMEQSILRALLPVQRSMDNFIVAATREQVEGIDRVATRFVERMDEAMAGRLHQLSDKLDEMAGVNQATQTDMKNAAEAIATMTQDVINMHELSQTVLEQFQTYVSDMAQDKQSVQQSAVRCARMVEDAESSLGKVMETLSQTAAQQARYLAKLQEYQAAVLQNQQQYTAWTDKFLASAQTQSLTTAKELERVSASIKDSAALLNSAYLSFCEQLEEGLSKGLALLDENVTTTTKQLGTTLAGIRQTTDSLPNLLSSSARKYGAQVEQFVSALQQLQRAMERTAQAAEDASREQTKREVS; encoded by the coding sequence ATGACCGGTGAAATCATGCGGCGTTTGCTCAGCGGATCGGCCGCATTTTTTATCTATGCGGCGATTCTCGTGATCTTCATCGTCGCTGCAATCAAGTGCTTTGTGCCCATCGCCAAAAACGCGGCAGCCCTGCGAAAGGCTGCGCGCCACCTGATCGACGAGGGCAAGCGCGGCGTCGCCGTCCCCTCGTGGAACGACCTTGACTTTCTGGGCAAGGGGCTTCAGGACGAGTGGGCACGCTTCCTGCAAAACGCCCAGGCGCGCGACGCGCACGGCGGCTCGTGCGATGTGGAGGACTACATCAACGTGGATTCGGCCGTTTACGACGCGGGAAACCCGCAGCTGAGCGAAATGATCCCCGGGGTGATGGTGTCGCTGGGCATTCTGGGCACATTCCTGGGCCTGGTGACGGGCCTGTCCGGGCTTACGCTGACGGACGATACGACCCGCATGCTCTCCGCGATCGAGCAGCTCATCGGCGGCATGAGCACCGCGTTCTTGACCTCGATCTTCGGCGTGATCGCTTCGCTCATCTTTAACTTCCTGAATCGCTATAACCTGGGCAGGGCGCAGCGTGCGCTCTCGCACTTCATCGACGCGTTTCAGCAATACGGTATGCCTAAGCCCGTGGACGACCGCACGCAGATGATCGCCATGCAGCAGGAACAGACCGCCTACCTGCGCGCTGCGGTCGAGGAAGTTTCCGCCCATATGATCACGCAGATGGAGCAGAGCATTCTGCGCGCGCTCCTTCCGGTGCAGCGATCGATGGACAACTTCATCGTCGCCGCCACGCGCGAGCAGGTGGAGGGCATCGATCGCGTTGCGACGCGCTTTGTGGAGCGCATGGACGAGGCCATGGCCGGACGGCTGCACCAGCTTTCGGACAAGCTGGACGAGATGGCGGGCGTTAACCAGGCGACACAGACGGACATGAAGAACGCAGCGGAAGCGATCGCCACCATGACGCAGGATGTCATCAACATGCACGAGCTTTCGCAGACCGTGCTGGAGCAGTTTCAGACCTATGTTTCTGATATGGCGCAGGACAAGCAGAGCGTGCAGCAGAGCGCGGTTCGCTGCGCGCGCATGGTGGAGGACGCAGAGTCCTCGCTCGGCAAGGTGATGGAAACCCTCAGCCAGACGGCGGCGCAGCAGGCGCGCTATCTCGCCAAACTGCAGGAATATCAGGCGGCGGTCCTGCAAAATCAGCAGCAATACACCGCTTGGACGGACAAGTTCCTCGCCAGCGCGCAGACGCAGAGCCTGACGACGGCCAAAGAGCTGGAGCGCGTGAGCGCGTCCATCAAGGACAGCGCGGCGCTGCTCAACAGTGCCTATCTCTCCTTCTGCGAGCAGCTCGAAGAGGGGCTGAGCAAGGGGCTTGCGCTGCTGGATGAAAACGTCACCACCACGACCAAGCAGCTGGGCACGACGCTGGCGGGTATCCGGCAGACGACGGATTCGCTGCCGAATCTGCTTTCGAGCAGCGCGCGCAAGTACGGCGCGCAGGTGGAACAGTTCGTGTCGGCCCTGCAGCAGCTGCAGCGTGCGATGGAGCGCACAGCACAGGCTGCGGAGGACGCCTCCCGGGAGCAGACGAAGAGGGAGGTAAGCTGA
- a CDS encoding MarR family winged helix-turn-helix transcriptional regulator, with the protein MPKKRVIDPQMIDKVAQNMFHALPLLKKRLLHMDLVQAEHGIPLSHVQVLAMLQDSGTMSVSEISRRLGIAKPNITPLVDRLLEAGLVDRQRDQNDRRVVNIVILNAGSEKLAAIRKTIAGQVQQQVENLSVSEFKELSDALESITRILSEI; encoded by the coding sequence ATGCCGAAAAAACGCGTCATTGACCCGCAGATGATCGATAAAGTCGCGCAGAATATGTTTCATGCGCTTCCGCTGCTCAAAAAACGCCTTCTCCACATGGACCTCGTTCAGGCGGAGCACGGCATTCCCCTCTCCCACGTGCAGGTGCTCGCCATGCTGCAGGATTCGGGGACGATGTCCGTCTCCGAGATTTCGCGCCGTCTGGGCATCGCCAAGCCGAACATCACGCCGCTGGTGGATCGGTTGCTGGAAGCGGGGCTCGTCGACCGTCAGCGCGATCAGAACGACCGGCGCGTGGTGAACATCGTCATTCTGAACGCCGGCTCTGAAAAGCTCGCCGCCATCCGCAAGACCATCGCCGGGCAGGTGCAGCAGCAAGTCGAAAACCTCTCCGTTTCCGAATTCAAGGAGCTCTCCGACGCGCTCGAGTCCATCACGCGCATCCTCTCCGAGATCTGA
- a CDS encoding TIM barrel protein: MKLCVLTVPLYGMSLDAACKYLADSGVQALEIGCGGSPGKGHCDPDVLLKDDAKLKEFADTIERHGLEIAALSCHGNGVHPNPEIAARDHQDFVNACLLAERLGVKTIVTFSGCPGGCPEDKTPNWITCPWPTDFADALVYQWDVLTAYWKKASAFAMEHGVERIALEMHPGFCVYNAETMLKLREAVGPIMGANFDPSHLFWQGCDPVEAIRKLGEAGAIYHFHAKDTKIDAANTAVNGVLDNKHYGDTLHRSWVFRSVGYGHDYQLWKDIISMLVKVGYDGPISIEHEDALMSVNEGLQKAISFLKEVMVFEDRADMWWA, encoded by the coding sequence ATGAAACTTTGTGTTCTCACGGTACCGCTTTACGGCATGAGCCTCGACGCGGCGTGCAAGTACCTGGCGGATTCCGGCGTGCAGGCGCTTGAAATCGGCTGCGGCGGTTCGCCCGGAAAGGGGCACTGCGACCCGGACGTCCTGCTGAAGGACGACGCGAAGCTCAAGGAATTTGCGGATACCATCGAGCGTCACGGTCTTGAGATCGCGGCGCTCAGCTGCCACGGCAACGGCGTGCACCCGAATCCCGAAATCGCCGCGCGCGATCATCAGGACTTTGTAAACGCCTGTCTGCTCGCCGAACGCCTCGGCGTAAAGACGATCGTTACCTTCTCCGGCTGCCCCGGCGGCTGCCCGGAGGATAAGACGCCCAACTGGATCACCTGCCCGTGGCCGACCGACTTCGCGGACGCGCTCGTCTATCAATGGGACGTGCTGACGGCGTACTGGAAGAAGGCTTCCGCGTTCGCCATGGAGCACGGTGTGGAGCGCATCGCGCTGGAAATGCACCCGGGCTTCTGCGTGTACAACGCGGAGACGATGCTCAAGCTGCGCGAGGCCGTCGGCCCGATCATGGGCGCGAACTTCGATCCCAGCCACCTGTTCTGGCAGGGCTGCGACCCGGTGGAAGCCATCCGCAAGCTCGGCGAGGCGGGCGCGATCTACCACTTCCACGCAAAGGACACGAAGATCGACGCGGCCAACACGGCTGTCAACGGCGTGCTGGACAACAAGCACTACGGCGACACGCTGCATCGCTCCTGGGTCTTCCGCTCGGTCGGCTACGGCCACGACTATCAGCTGTGGAAGGACATCATCTCCATGCTGGTGAAGGTGGGCTATGACGGCCCGATCTCCATCGAGCACGAGGACGCGCTGATGAGTGTCAACGAGGGCCTTCAAAAGGCCATCTCCTTCCTCAAGGAAGTCATGGTCTTTGAGGACAGGGCCGACATGTGGTGGGCCTGA
- the glmM gene encoding phosphoglucosamine mutase, translating into MARLFGTDGVRGVANSELTCELAFKLGQAGAAVLASNVRRPTILVGRDTRISGEMLESALVAGICSVGGRAVLLGVLPTPGIAYLTRFYEADAGVVLSASHNTVEYNGIKFFDRSGCKLPDAIEDRIEEIIQGQAPLPELPTGVSVGRPIKQVNAQRQYIEFLKGTTNVRFDGLNVVLDCAHGASSSVAPRALRELGAQVNAYYHEPDGTNINEYCGSTHPKRLQELVSELGADVGLAFDGDADRLIAVDDRGQIVDGDKIMAICALHLKKKGRLAKNTLVGTIMSNMGLDIAMKENKIELVKTRVGDRYVLEEMLANGYNLGGEQSGHVIFLDHNTTGDGIITAIQLLTVMTETKQSLSQLAKVMHVLPQSQLGAKVPDSRKEEYKEDAEVQAAIARLEQKYAGKGRVLIRPSGTEPLVRVMIEGPDQAQIDQDVYELAMMIQKKFG; encoded by the coding sequence ATGGCAAGACTATTCGGAACAGACGGCGTGCGCGGTGTGGCCAACTCGGAGCTGACCTGTGAACTGGCCTTTAAATTGGGCCAGGCAGGCGCTGCCGTGCTCGCATCCAACGTGCGCCGTCCCACGATTCTGGTCGGACGCGATACCCGTATTTCCGGCGAAATGCTCGAATCCGCACTCGTTGCGGGCATCTGTTCGGTCGGCGGCCGTGCGGTTCTGCTCGGTGTGCTGCCCACACCCGGCATCGCCTACCTGACCCGCTTCTATGAGGCTGACGCGGGCGTCGTCCTCTCCGCCTCGCACAACACGGTCGAGTACAACGGCATCAAGTTTTTCGACCGAAGCGGCTGCAAGCTGCCGGATGCCATCGAGGACCGCATCGAAGAAATCATTCAGGGGCAGGCGCCGCTGCCTGAGCTCCCCACCGGCGTCTCCGTCGGCCGCCCCATCAAACAGGTCAACGCGCAGCGCCAGTACATCGAGTTCCTCAAGGGGACCACGAACGTGCGCTTCGACGGCCTCAACGTCGTGCTCGACTGCGCGCACGGCGCTTCCTCCTCCGTCGCCCCCCGCGCGCTGCGCGAGCTCGGGGCGCAGGTCAACGCCTACTATCACGAGCCAGACGGTACGAACATCAACGAATACTGCGGCTCCACGCACCCCAAGCGCCTGCAGGAGCTCGTCAGTGAGCTCGGCGCGGACGTGGGCCTGGCCTTCGACGGCGACGCGGACCGGCTGATTGCCGTGGACGACCGCGGACAGATTGTGGACGGCGACAAAATCATGGCGATCTGCGCGCTGCACCTCAAGAAGAAGGGACGCCTCGCCAAGAACACGCTGGTCGGCACGATCATGAGCAACATGGGGCTGGACATCGCGATGAAGGAGAACAAGATCGAGCTCGTCAAGACCCGCGTCGGCGACCGCTACGTGCTCGAGGAGATGCTCGCAAACGGCTACAACCTCGGCGGGGAGCAGTCCGGCCACGTCATTTTCCTCGACCACAACACCACCGGCGACGGCATCATCACCGCCATCCAGCTTTTGACCGTGATGACGGAGACAAAGCAGTCCCTGTCTCAGCTCGCGAAAGTAATGCACGTGCTGCCCCAATCGCAGCTCGGTGCGAAGGTACCGGACAGCCGCAAGGAGGAATACAAAGAAGACGCCGAGGTGCAGGCCGCCATCGCCCGGCTCGAGCAGAAATACGCAGGCAAGGGCCGCGTGTTGATCCGCCCCTCAGGCACGGAGCCGCTCGTCCGCGTGATGATCGAAGGGCCGGATCAGGCGCAAATCGACCAGGACGTCTACGAGCTTGCGATGATGATTCAAAAGAAGTTCGGATAA